A genome region from Fodinibius salicampi includes the following:
- a CDS encoding PVC-type heme-binding CxxCH protein — MRKLAGWILLTCLILTGVGCDSTERENTDDQPRKIEVLFLGHDSEHHNSAAYAPILASALADDGINFTYTENPGDLNQENLAKFDALLLYANHEEITDSQEQALLDFVSNGKGFIPIHSASFCFRNSEQFVDLVGAQFEEHGTGTFTANIINSDHPVTEGLEEFETWDETYIHTKHNENNRTVLMEREGADHTEPWTWVRTHGDGKVFYTAYGHDERTWTKEGFQKLIKNGIVWSVSDQVRDNWEQFVSTLPELEYEERDNIPNYEERDPAPKYQLPLSPEESQKHIQVPVGYELELFASEPDIINPVDIAWDEKGRLWAIETVDYPNTVREEDGIGNDKIKILEDTNDDGKADKVTVFADSLNIPTSLAFVNGGIIVSQAPHIIFLKDTDGDDKADIREKIMSGWGTFDTHAGPSHLQYGFDNNIWGSVGYSGFEGEINGDSLRFRQGFYRFSTDFDNIDFEFLTSTTNNTWGLGFNETFDVFGSTANNEHAVYMGIPRRYYQDYEWPEGSEGERWNAGTKKIDGHYAMRPITRNYRQVDVFGGFTAASGFKFYTARQFPKEYWNRIAFISEPTGGLVHRAIIEPDGAGYSEKDGWNIFAGHDEWVSPVQAKVGPDGSLWISDWYNFIIQHNPTPSEERGGYDAETGEGNAHINPNRDRQHGRIYRLTYKEGEESTANESMSLRKENPDDLVEALSNDNMFWRLTAQRLLVERGETDVLPDLYELVENTEVDELGLNSAALHALWTIHGLGALDRANEEALDIATQALEHPAAGVRKAAIQVLPRTPETNRALLESGVLQDEDRQTQLRAILATIEMEPMDEIGEILFELSREEDVIEDEWLAEAIKLAANKHEEGYRTATSSTSTGEETASDSDQDSASDANTIRIKAVVNELQFDVTEFSVQAGEEVEIIFENPDFMQHNLLITEPGSLEEVGAAADEMAGDTDAAENNYVPDMSEVLFATALVNPDQSVTLTFTAPEEPGEYPYVCTFPGHWRTMQGTMIVTEN, encoded by the coding sequence ATGAGAAAATTAGCGGGATGGATTCTATTAACTTGTTTGATACTGACGGGAGTTGGTTGCGATTCAACAGAAAGAGAAAATACTGACGATCAGCCACGTAAAATTGAGGTTCTCTTCCTCGGACATGACAGCGAACACCATAACAGCGCGGCGTATGCCCCTATTCTGGCCTCAGCCCTTGCTGATGATGGCATCAACTTTACATATACGGAAAATCCGGGCGATTTAAATCAAGAAAATTTAGCCAAGTTTGATGCGCTTCTGCTTTATGCCAATCACGAGGAAATTACTGATTCTCAGGAACAAGCCCTACTCGATTTTGTGTCAAACGGAAAGGGTTTTATCCCTATCCATTCGGCTAGTTTCTGCTTCAGAAACTCTGAACAATTTGTAGATCTTGTTGGTGCACAGTTTGAAGAACACGGCACCGGCACTTTTACTGCTAACATTATAAACAGTGACCATCCGGTAACAGAAGGGCTGGAGGAATTTGAAACATGGGATGAAACGTATATCCATACTAAGCACAACGAAAATAACCGTACGGTTCTAATGGAGCGAGAAGGAGCAGACCATACAGAACCATGGACTTGGGTACGCACGCATGGAGACGGCAAGGTCTTCTATACTGCTTACGGCCACGATGAACGGACTTGGACCAAAGAAGGATTTCAGAAACTGATCAAAAATGGTATTGTATGGTCGGTAAGTGATCAGGTCCGTGATAATTGGGAACAATTTGTCTCAACTCTTCCCGAACTTGAATATGAAGAGCGTGATAACATACCCAACTATGAGGAACGGGACCCTGCCCCCAAATACCAGCTTCCACTCTCTCCTGAAGAATCACAAAAACATATACAGGTTCCGGTGGGATACGAGCTCGAACTGTTTGCTTCCGAGCCCGATATTATCAATCCTGTCGACATTGCGTGGGATGAAAAAGGTCGTCTTTGGGCCATAGAAACGGTTGACTATCCCAATACCGTACGTGAAGAAGATGGAATCGGTAATGACAAAATTAAGATTCTAGAAGATACTAACGATGACGGCAAAGCTGATAAGGTAACGGTCTTTGCAGACAGCCTGAATATTCCAACCAGCCTTGCCTTTGTTAATGGTGGTATTATCGTTTCTCAAGCGCCTCACATTATATTCCTGAAAGACACGGATGGAGATGACAAAGCAGATATTAGAGAAAAGATAATGTCTGGATGGGGTACCTTTGATACTCATGCCGGCCCCTCCCACCTGCAGTATGGATTCGACAATAATATCTGGGGATCGGTTGGATACTCAGGCTTTGAGGGCGAAATCAATGGAGATTCTCTCCGTTTTCGTCAGGGCTTCTATCGTTTCAGTACCGATTTTGATAACATCGATTTTGAGTTCTTAACCTCTACGACCAATAATACCTGGGGACTCGGCTTCAATGAAACGTTTGATGTCTTTGGTTCTACTGCCAATAATGAGCATGCCGTTTATATGGGAATTCCGCGACGATACTATCAAGACTATGAATGGCCCGAAGGTTCTGAAGGCGAACGCTGGAATGCAGGAACCAAGAAAATTGATGGTCACTATGCTATGCGTCCGATTACACGGAACTATCGCCAGGTTGATGTATTCGGTGGTTTTACGGCTGCATCCGGCTTTAAATTCTATACGGCCCGTCAATTTCCGAAAGAATACTGGAATCGAATCGCTTTTATAAGTGAACCAACCGGTGGCTTGGTACATCGCGCAATCATTGAGCCCGACGGAGCTGGATATTCCGAAAAAGACGGTTGGAATATCTTTGCCGGCCATGATGAGTGGGTATCTCCGGTTCAGGCCAAAGTTGGTCCTGATGGCTCTCTCTGGATCTCTGACTGGTATAATTTTATTATTCAGCATAATCCCACTCCCTCAGAAGAACGTGGAGGCTATGATGCCGAGACTGGCGAAGGGAATGCCCATATAAATCCCAACCGGGATCGCCAACACGGACGTATTTATCGCCTTACTTACAAAGAAGGGGAAGAGTCCACTGCCAATGAATCGATGAGTCTCAGAAAGGAGAATCCAGATGACTTAGTTGAAGCATTAAGTAACGACAACATGTTCTGGCGGTTAACGGCTCAGCGACTGCTAGTTGAGCGAGGAGAAACAGATGTACTTCCGGATTTATATGAGCTCGTTGAAAATACCGAGGTGGATGAACTTGGGTTAAACAGTGCAGCCTTGCATGCCCTTTGGACAATTCATGGGTTGGGTGCGCTTGACAGAGCAAATGAAGAAGCATTAGATATCGCTACTCAAGCACTTGAGCACCCGGCAGCCGGAGTACGAAAAGCAGCAATCCAGGTACTTCCCAGAACGCCGGAAACGAACCGAGCTTTGCTTGAATCCGGTGTTTTACAAGATGAAGACCGACAAACTCAGCTCAGAGCTATTCTTGCAACCATTGAGATGGAACCGATGGATGAAATTGGTGAAATCCTGTTCGAACTTAGTCGGGAAGAAGATGTAATAGAGGATGAATGGTTGGCCGAAGCGATTAAACTGGCTGCTAATAAGCACGAAGAAGGCTACAGAACCGCTACAAGCAGTACATCTACAGGAGAAGAAACAGCCTCAGATTCAGATCAGGATTCCGCATCAGATGCAAACACGATCCGCATTAAGGCTGTGGTAAATGAACTCCAGTTTGATGTAACGGAATTTTCTGTCCAAGCCGGGGAAGAAGTGGAAATTATTTTCGAAAATCCGGATTTCATGCAACATAACTTACTTATCACTGAACCCGGTTCCCTGGAAGAGGTCGGAGCTGCCGCCGATGAAATGGCCGGCGACACTGATGCTGCCGAGAACAATTATGTTCCCGACATGTCTGAAGTTCTTTTTGCAACGGCATTAGTAAATCCCGATCAATCAGTAACCCTCACATTTACAGCTCCCGAAGAGCCGGGCGAATACCCTTATGTATGTACGTTCCCCGGCCATTGGCGCACGATGCAGGGAACCATGATTGTAACAGAAAACTAA
- a CDS encoding sugar phosphate isomerase/epimerase family protein, whose protein sequence is MDIQFGISTWVWTSPFNTESIGLFPKIKNLGFDVVEIPVEDPDIIDGKKVKEALDEHNLEAVVCGAFGPSRDFTHDDPGVHQQCFDYMDALMDFCTLWDIDFVAGPMYSAVGKARMVSPDQKKQEWERAVTNLRKVCQRASDRGLELAIEPLNRFESDLINTTGQAKQLVNDINHPAAKIMVDGFHMSIEEKSMEAAIRTAGDQLIHVQTSENYRGTPGTGQTDWESFRKGLEAVEYEGTVSIESFTSDNQELADAVCIWRPLATDQDEMAENGLKFLKQTFK, encoded by the coding sequence GTGGATATACAATTTGGCATCAGTACCTGGGTTTGGACCTCCCCTTTTAATACCGAATCAATTGGATTGTTTCCCAAAATAAAGAATTTGGGTTTTGATGTGGTTGAAATTCCGGTAGAAGACCCGGATATCATTGATGGAAAAAAAGTGAAGGAAGCACTTGACGAGCACAATTTGGAAGCTGTGGTATGCGGGGCATTCGGTCCCAGCAGGGATTTCACCCATGATGATCCGGGCGTCCACCAGCAATGTTTCGACTATATGGATGCACTGATGGACTTTTGTACACTGTGGGATATAGACTTCGTAGCTGGCCCGATGTATTCAGCCGTGGGAAAGGCACGTATGGTATCTCCTGATCAGAAAAAGCAGGAGTGGGAACGGGCCGTTACCAATCTTCGCAAGGTCTGTCAAAGGGCATCTGACCGCGGACTTGAACTGGCAATCGAACCGCTAAATCGATTTGAATCTGATTTAATCAATACCACCGGACAAGCCAAGCAACTTGTCAATGATATTAACCATCCTGCCGCTAAAATTATGGTGGATGGCTTCCATATGAGCATTGAAGAAAAAAGTATGGAGGCAGCTATACGAACCGCTGGAGATCAGCTTATACACGTTCAGACTTCCGAAAACTATCGCGGCACGCCCGGAACGGGACAAACCGATTGGGAAAGTTTCAGAAAAGGATTGGAAGCCGTTGAGTACGAGGGAACTGTCTCTATTGAAAGTTTTACCTCTGACAATCAGGAATTAGCTGATGCCGTATGTATCTGGCGCCCTCTGGCTACGGATCAGGATGAGATGGCAGAGAATGGTCTTAAGTTTTTAAAGCAAACGTTTAAATAA
- a CDS encoding M56 family metallopeptidase, whose product MVELINILQTIGDITLANLWFPLIVWTVIALPITILLHRTDRIPPVYQYHSRMALLLALPLGIAGSYLIEMLGKALASSQAVAAKFIVVPNPISISATNSQTTPWNSLSDPMLWIGLTTIFLAIGAIYYLLRFIYNSIQLKQLAKNLEFNELPQVEELKISIGNNPVPNLNPLIAFSEHANIPFTYGWINTKIVIPAELKEDPDKMGMAIRHELMHIKHKDFLLNGMLLVLKALFWFHPLIHHLYNSSQEFREITCDGEVLSDNQFSKKRYAALLYELAEREYKNSNLARSMAVNPSSLKKRIQIMSTQNITPSSFRSSFLLTLVTASLVILTISCSDITDNGITNSEFQQAQVQMSANPDAKERPLYVLNGEQVTETDPPDALSRIKSKYIKSINVLKNQKALDKYGEAGRNGVLEIQFLDDINKETVFSDLKEAPTPPPPTGPGGTDSNSPDSPESSPPSPEEEYFVAVEQMPELVGGLESLFTKIRYPEEAREAGDEGRVIIRFIVNEEGEVEDPEVIRGVSESLDEEALRVVKEAEFKPGTQRGKPVRVQYSLPIIFRIQGNDNTSQELSGEDPENIQPVNNNLDSMVVNTY is encoded by the coding sequence ATGGTAGAACTCATAAATATCTTGCAAACAATCGGTGATATAACCTTAGCTAACCTTTGGTTTCCTTTAATTGTGTGGACAGTCATTGCTCTACCAATTACGATACTTCTACACCGTACTGACCGCATCCCCCCGGTTTACCAATACCACAGCCGAATGGCCTTATTACTAGCCCTCCCCCTGGGAATCGCGGGATCGTACCTAATAGAAATGCTAGGCAAAGCGCTGGCCTCATCCCAGGCTGTTGCAGCAAAATTCATTGTGGTACCAAATCCTATCAGCATTTCTGCTACAAATTCGCAGACCACCCCTTGGAACAGCCTATCCGATCCCATGTTATGGATTGGATTAACCACTATTTTCCTGGCGATCGGGGCCATCTATTATTTGCTGAGATTCATTTATAATAGCATTCAGTTAAAACAACTGGCCAAGAACCTGGAGTTCAATGAGCTACCTCAGGTAGAGGAGCTCAAAATCTCCATAGGCAACAATCCGGTTCCCAATCTAAATCCACTGATCGCTTTTTCAGAACACGCAAACATTCCCTTTACCTATGGCTGGATCAACACTAAGATTGTCATTCCTGCCGAACTGAAAGAAGATCCGGATAAAATGGGGATGGCCATTCGTCACGAGCTGATGCACATAAAACACAAAGACTTCCTGCTGAATGGTATGTTGTTAGTACTCAAAGCCCTTTTCTGGTTTCATCCGCTTATCCACCACCTGTACAACAGCAGCCAGGAATTCCGTGAAATAACCTGCGATGGGGAAGTATTATCAGACAATCAATTTTCTAAAAAACGCTATGCCGCCCTGCTTTACGAACTGGCTGAACGGGAATATAAGAATAGCAATCTCGCCAGGAGTATGGCGGTCAATCCTTCCTCACTTAAAAAGCGTATTCAAATTATGTCTACTCAAAATATAACCCCCTCCTCCTTTCGATCGAGTTTCCTGCTGACGCTGGTAACTGCAAGCTTGGTTATTTTGACGATCTCCTGCAGTGATATCACTGATAATGGAATAACGAATAGCGAATTTCAGCAAGCACAAGTGCAAATGTCTGCCAATCCGGATGCAAAAGAACGTCCGCTTTATGTATTAAATGGTGAACAAGTGACCGAAACCGATCCTCCCGATGCATTATCCCGGATCAAATCAAAGTATATCAAATCTATTAATGTCCTTAAGAACCAGAAAGCCTTGGATAAATATGGTGAAGCTGGAAGAAATGGGGTCCTAGAGATTCAGTTTTTGGATGATATTAATAAAGAAACCGTATTTTCTGACCTGAAGGAAGCACCGACTCCTCCGCCTCCTACTGGTCCGGGAGGAACTGACTCAAATTCACCGGATTCCCCGGAGTCATCTCCACCGTCCCCTGAAGAAGAGTATTTCGTCGCAGTAGAACAAATGCCGGAATTAGTTGGTGGCCTTGAATCACTATTCACTAAAATCAGGTATCCGGAGGAAGCCCGAGAAGCCGGAGATGAGGGACGTGTTATTATACGATTCATTGTAAATGAAGAGGGAGAAGTTGAGGACCCGGAGGTAATACGGGGCGTCAGTGAATCTTTGGATGAAGAGGCCCTTAGAGTAGTTAAAGAAGCAGAATTTAAACCGGGCACACAACGCGGTAAGCCGGTACGGGTACAATATTCTTTACCTATTATCTTTAGGATACAAGGAAATGATAATACATCCCAGGAATTATCTGGTGAAGATCCTGAAAATATACAGCCTGTCAATAATAACTTGGATAGTATGGTGGTAAATACTTACTAG
- a CDS encoding BlaI/MecI/CopY family transcriptional regulator, with protein MKKSLTPLGETEMEVLHHVWELEEATVKQVRNRILESREVAYTTIMTVMKNLADKGYLKYRKEGVTYVYSPAREPESVRSSLIGDLMKKVFKGSPKELVQALVNSKDLSQKDLGEIKQMIDKMED; from the coding sequence ATGAAAAAATCACTTACACCTTTAGGGGAAACTGAAATGGAAGTTCTGCATCATGTGTGGGAACTGGAAGAGGCAACGGTCAAACAGGTTCGGAATCGAATTCTTGAATCACGTGAAGTTGCCTATACGACGATTATGACGGTCATGAAAAACTTGGCAGATAAGGGATATCTAAAATATCGAAAAGAGGGCGTAACCTATGTCTACAGTCCGGCCCGCGAACCTGAATCCGTCCGCTCAAGCCTTATTGGCGATCTTATGAAAAAAGTGTTCAAAGGTTCACCCAAAGAATTGGTGCAGGCGCTGGTAAATAGTAAAGATTTATCTCAAAAAGATCTCGGTGAGATTAAACAGATGATTGATAAAATGGAGGACTAA
- a CDS encoding Gfo/Idh/MocA family protein, with amino-acid sequence MANKVNIAIVGLGFGAEFIPIFQKHPDVNMYAICQRTESDLNEVGDAFGIDARYTSYEELLEDPKVDAVHINTPIQLHAEHSLMALRAGKHVSCTVPMATSIEDCEEIIDTVNETGLKYMMAETVVYSREYLFVKELYEKGELGKIQYLQASHPQDMEGWPEYWEYMKPMHYATHVVSPVLGLTNAQAEYVSCFGSGKISDDLIEKSDSPFAVETCHIKLKDSDLSAHIYRSLFDTARQYRESFDAYGSKKSFEWPLIEGEDPVIHTAKKPEPEIPERVEVPDYGHLLPEEIQEFTQEGVYDADEHAHLSFIQGGGHGGSHPHLAHEYVAAILEDRDPYPNAVQAANWTCVGLLAHESAMDGGKIKHLPEFTLT; translated from the coding sequence ATGGCAAACAAAGTAAATATTGCGATTGTAGGATTGGGATTCGGAGCAGAGTTTATTCCTATTTTCCAGAAACATCCGGATGTGAATATGTATGCAATATGTCAGCGTACAGAATCGGATCTCAATGAAGTCGGCGATGCCTTTGGCATTGATGCCCGGTATACTTCATACGAGGAGCTGCTGGAAGATCCGAAAGTTGACGCTGTACACATCAACACTCCCATCCAGCTGCACGCCGAGCATTCGCTGATGGCACTGAGGGCCGGCAAACACGTTTCCTGCACGGTCCCCATGGCTACAAGCATTGAAGATTGTGAAGAAATTATCGATACGGTCAACGAAACCGGCTTAAAATATATGATGGCTGAAACCGTGGTCTATAGCCGGGAATATCTCTTTGTAAAAGAGTTGTATGAAAAGGGCGAACTCGGAAAAATACAGTACCTCCAGGCAAGTCATCCCCAGGATATGGAAGGCTGGCCGGAGTACTGGGAGTATATGAAACCGATGCATTATGCCACCCACGTGGTAAGTCCCGTACTTGGATTAACTAACGCCCAGGCGGAATATGTTTCCTGCTTTGGCTCAGGTAAAATCAGCGATGACCTAATTGAAAAATCGGACTCCCCTTTTGCTGTGGAAACATGCCATATCAAACTAAAGGATTCCGATCTTTCTGCCCATATCTACCGTTCGCTCTTTGATACAGCCCGACAATACCGGGAAAGTTTTGATGCCTACGGATCAAAAAAATCCTTTGAATGGCCACTCATTGAAGGGGAAGATCCGGTTATCCACACGGCTAAAAAACCGGAGCCTGAAATACCCGAGCGCGTAGAAGTGCCGGATTACGGACATTTGTTGCCGGAGGAAATTCAGGAGTTTACCCAGGAAGGCGTTTACGATGCCGATGAACATGCCCACCTCTCCTTTATTCAAGGGGGCGGACACGGTGGCTCGCACCCGCACCTGGCTCATGAGTACGTGGCTGCGATCCTGGAAGACCGGGATCCATATCCCAATGCTGTTCAGGCAGCGAACTGGACCTGCGTAGGACTACTCGCGCACGAATCAGCTATGGATGGCGGTAAGATTAAGCATCTTCCCGAATTTACACTGACCTAA